The DNA sequence CCGGACTCGGCTCCTGGCCGGTGGTGGTCAAGCCGCTCCGCGGCGCCGCAACCGAGGGCGTCCGTCTGTGCCGCTCCCCCGAGGAGCTGCGCGCGGCCTTCAATGCCCTGGTGGGGAGCACGACCATGTTCGGTGAGCGCAATGGCCGGGCCCTCATCCAGCAATGCGCCATCGGCCGCGAGTTCGCGGTGAACACCATATCCCTCGACGGCCGGCACGTCCTTTCGGATTTGTGGGAATACAGCAAGATCCCCTCGCCCGGCGGCGCGCCGCTCTACGACCGGACCATGCTCGTGCGCGACCTCGGCGAGGAGCACCATGGCGTCATCGATTACGCCTTCAAGGCCCTGGATGCCCTGGGCGTCCGCATCGGCCCGGCCCATACCGAGATCATGCTCACGGACAGGGGGCCAGTGCTCATCGAATGCGGAGCCCGGCCCATGGGCGGAGCCTTCCCGCAGTACCTGTTCATGGAGGCCCTGGGGCATACCCAGGTGCAGTGGTCCGTGGACTGCTATGCCGACGCCCAGGCCTTTGCCGCCCACGCAGCCGTACCTTACCGGCCGGTCCGCGCCCTGTGGATCAAATCGCTCATCTCCACCCGCGAGGGGGCCGTCCGGTCCATTCCCGGCATCGCCCTGGCGGCGCGTCTGCCTTCCGTGCGTGAGGGCAATTTCCTGGAGGTCCTGGCCTCTGGGCATCTGCCCCGCACGGTGGACTTTGTGACCAGCAGCGCCCACCTGTTCCTGTGCCATGCCGACGAGGCTGTTGTGGAGGCGGACTGGGCCACGTTGCGGGAAATGGAAATCGAGGCTCAGAACGAATTGTTCGAGCTGAGTCCCGACGCCGCCTTGGAGACCGATAACGACTGGTTCGCCCATGTGCCGGACGAGCAGTGGCTCAAGCCCGAGGAGGCCGCCCCTGGGGACGCGGACATCATCTGGCGGGCGCTTGGCCTGTCGCCCGGGGAGCGGGTCCTGGACTGCCCCTGCGGTGACGCCCGGGTGGGGATTCATCTTGCCAGGCGCGGGGCCGTGCTGACGGGCGTGGACATCAATCCCCGCTTCATCGAGCGCGCCCGGGAGCGCTTCGCGGAGTGTGGCCTTGACGGCGAGTTCCGGGTCGGGGACATGCGCGAGTTGGCCGAGCGGGAGGCCTTCGATGTCATAGTCAACTGGTTCGACAGCTTCGGTTATTTCGACATCGAAGACGATTTCGAGGTGCTGCGGCGCTTCGCCGGGGCGCTGCGGCCCGGGGGACGGATCTTGATCGAGTCTCCCAGCCGCATCGGCATCCTGCGCAACAACACATGCACATACAAGGATGACGGGCAGCCGGTCGGCACGATCTGCTGGGACGAGGTGACCGAGCGGCTCGTGACGCGTTTCCAGGTGTCCGGCCCCGCTGGGCAACGTGAAGTCAGATCCGGGATGCGCGTGTATTCCCTGGCCCAGTACAAACTGCTCCTGCGGTTGGCGGGCCTCGAACTGGCCCATGTCTACAACGAGGATCTGAAGGAGTTCAGCGAAACGTCGCGGCGCATGATCATGGTCGCGGTCAAGCCGGCCTGACGAGCTTGTGGAAGATCACACCAGCCGTATTATCTCTTTCCGCCTCTGGTAACCTATACGCCCTTCCGGCCCCAGGGCGTGTCTTGAAATGAGCCAGATGGGGATCTGGAGGCAGAGTCGAAAAGCAGCGAGGGGCTTTGTATACCAGCGTGTACGCCAACGAGAGAAGGGTTAGAGTCATGGTGACTCTAACCCTTCTCGTTAGTGCTTTTCCTGGTCGGGATGAGAGGATTTGAACCTCCGGCCCCTTGAACCCATTCAAGCTCCCATATCAAGCTGATAAAAAGCGATAATTGCAATTGACTTCACAATTGAAAAAAGGGGTTCCCTTTCCCTCGGACCCCCATCCCTTCCCCAAAACTGTATGGTTTTGTGGCCAGGGATTGTTAAGCGCATGAGGATGCGCCGTGATTCAGGGTTATGGGCGGCGCGGATTCGCGAATAAAAGCCATGCGCCACGTTTATCCGTACCAGGAAGCGCAGGCTCCTACCAGCAGCGGGACAGGCCGGCAAGACGGGTTGCGGGTAAGCCTGCCAAGCAGTAGGGAAGGCCACGAGGAGACAGCATGCTCGACAACCTGCGCGTGGTCCTGGTGCGGACCAAGTATCCCGAGAATATAGGCATGGCGGCCAGGGCCTGCGCCAACATGGGCTGCAGCGACCTGGTGCTGGTGGACCCGCTCAACCTGGACCTGGACAAAGCCCTGCCGCTTGCCACGGCGCACGCCAGGCACATCCTGGAGTCGGTGCGCGTGACGCACGGCCTGGCCGAGGCCCTGGCCGACGCCCACGTGGTCTTCGGCACCACGGCCCGCACCGGCGGCTGGCGCAAGAGCCTCGTCCCGCCCGTGGAAGCAGGCAGGATGGCCGCCGCGGAGCTGGCCAAGGGCAAGCGCATGGCCCTGGTCTTCGGGTCCGAGGACAAGGGCCTGGAGAACGAGGAGATCCAGATGTGCGGTCAACTCGTGACCATTCCCACGGCGCGGGAAATGTCCAGCCTGAACCTGGCCCAGGCCGTGCTCGTCCTGCTTTATGAGTGCTTCCGGCAGAGTCAGCCTGCCGGCCATGCGGCGTACGATCAGGTTGCCGAGCGCCACGCGACCCATGCCGAGCAGGAAGCGCTCATGGCCAATATCCAGGAGACGCTGAGCGCCATCGACTTTCTCAAACCCCAGAACCCGGACTATTGGCTGCTGCCCGTGCGGCGCTTCTTCGCCAAGCTGGACCTGCGACGCAGCGAGTTCAATATGCTCATGGGCATCTGCCGCCAGGTGCGCTGGATCGCGGGCAAGGCGGGGAAAAGCACACCCGATAAGAACAGACAGGGCGAGAGCTGAGGTCCGTTCGCGAGGCCAAGGAAGAGATAAGCCAAAGGCTCCACCCCTAACTGCGCGGGTCCAGGGGCGCGTCGCCCCTGGTGGGTAAGGGTCTGGGAGAGGGTTACGCCCTCTCCCAGTTCTTAAAGCAGATTGCTTTTAAGACGCCCGCTCCGGCGTTGACGGCGCAAGTGAATTGCGCCTACGCCTACGCGGCGGCAAGCCATGCCGACGCATGGCTTGCAGAGCATTTTCAAAAGCAAAATGCTCTAAAGGTCTTCATAAAAAGAGAAGTGGTGCTCGGCGCGCTCTTCGGCCGCCAGGGCGGGCACGCCCTGCAACTCCAGGAAGGACAGGGCGCCGGCCTTGAGCAGGGAACGCAGGGAGTGCAGGTATTCGATCCATGCGCCAGGTTCCGTGGCCTCCCCTGACAAGGCAGGTCGGTGCCCCAGGCGGAAAAGGTCGTCCAGCAGGAAGGCCCACAACCTGGGGCAGGTGTCCAGAAAGCGTTCCAGGGCGAGCCGCAGGTCGGCGGTGGCAGGCGCCGGCAGGCCGCGCTCGTCCGCGAAGGCGCACAGTTCCAGGAAGCCATGGCCAAGGAACAGCAAGTCCATATACACGAGCAGCGGCTGCCCTTTTTGCAGACTCTGCGTTATGCGACGCTGCGTCTCCCCCAGAACGGCCGCGCAAGCCGTTTCCACACCGCCCTGCTCGGCCAGTTCCAGGTAGCCGGGACCGTGCAGACTCCATAGCCGCTTGACCAGGGCGAAGCGCGAGAGCCGCCGCACCTGTTTCGCCGGCATGTGCGTGTCGTTCATCAACTTGAGCCCCGCCTCGCGTACCCGCTTGCAGAAAGCGCGGTCCTCGTGCGTGCGGCCGGCAAATCTTCCTAATCCCCCGACTTGCGTCCAGACCTCGCGGCGCATTAGCCAGAGCCCGCCCGTCAATAAATCAACCTCTCCCTGCCGGGGCTGGTGATTGTCGAACTCGGCCATGTATTCCGCCACGAGCCCTTTGCCGGCGCGATTTAGCACGGGCGAGCCCACGATGCCCACATCAGGCTCGCGGACGCTGGGCAGGCAGTGCTCCAGCCACTCCGGGTCGAGCCGGATGTCGCAATCCATGGACAGGATGATGTCGCCCTGGCACGCGGACAGGCCATAGGCCTTGGCCTTGGCCGGGCCGCTGTTGATGGGGATGCGCAAAACGCGCACGCGCTCGATGCGCGCGTCTGGGAAGGGCTTGGCCGAGCCGTCGTCCACGATGACTATCTCGTTGGGACGACGGGTCCAGGACGCCACCGAGCGCATGAGCTCCAGGGTCAGCTCGGCGTCGTTGTACGTGTACGTGCACAGGCACACGGTTTCAGGCATGGGGGCGTTGGTATCAGCAAACCGGGCGGTTGCCTAGGCTCCGCCTGCTCTGCTGGCGACCGGAAAAGCGGAAACGGCTGGTTGTCCTAGAATACCTCGGCCTCGAACCAGAGGATAGCCGTGCGCGAGTCCTTCCAGCATTCCGAACCCAGGCCGGCCTTGGCGCAGGTCTGGCGCAGGAAGGTTTCGCGGTCCCAGCCCCATTCCACGGGCACCTGCGGCAGGAGCAGGCCGGAACGCATGCCCTGGCGCATGAGCAGGCCGTGGCGGCCTACCTCCACCTGCGCCGGGTCCGGGCAAGGAGTGAGCGGACTAAGCACGGAAATTTCGATCTCGGCGTTTTCGAGTTCGTCTGCGGTCAGGGGCGGGAAGCGCGGGTCCTCGAAGGCTGCGCAGAGGGCCATTTCAGCCACGGTCTGGTAGAGCGGTTTATCGCCCACAATGTGCCCGACGCAGCCGCGCAAGCGTCCGCGAATCTTGAGGCACACGAAGAGGCCGAGCTTCTCGTGCAGTATGTCCGTGGGCGGTTCGGGCAAAGGCGTGTCGTCTTTGGTCAGACATCGCCCGATGGACTGCCGCACGAGATTCTTGAGATAGACTTTCTCCTCGTCCGTGAGCTGGAAACGGAATTCGGCCATGGTCGCCTCCTGTGGCAATCCGTCAGCGAATTGCGCTGGTTCCGGGGCGCGCCTTATCTGGACAGGCCCTAAAATCCTTCCTCCAGCGGAGGGAATACCATGTATTCGCCGGGCTCGCCAATGAAGGCCTTGGAACGTGCGGCCGGGGCAACGAAAACCTTGCGACCCTGGGCCGACAGCCGGCCCTCCGATAGCCATTGCAGGGCCTGGGGATAGATGCGGTGCTCCATGGTCAGGATGCGCGCGCCCAGCGTCTCGCCGTTGTCCGTGGGGAACGCCGGCACCGCGGCCTGGATGATGATGGGGCCGGAGTCCATGCCCTCGTCCACAAAGTGCACGCTGCAGCCCGCGATGCGCACGCCGTACTCGGCTGCGTCGCGCTGGCCGTGGGTGCCGGGAAAGCTGGGCAGCAGGGCCGGGTGGATGTTCAGCACCCGGCCTGGAAAGGTCTGCAGGAACATGGGCGTGACCATGCGCATGAATCCGGCCATGGCCACTGCGTCGGCGCCGTGGTCGCGGATGGCTGCGATCAGGGCGCGGTCGAAATCCTCGCGGTCCAGGTAGTTGCCGTGGGGCAGAACCACCGTGGGGATTCCTGCCTTGCGCGCGCGCTCCAGGCCGAAGGCCTCGGGCCTGTTGGAGACCACGAGCCTGATGTCCGCGTGCAGCGCGCCCGAGGCGACCCGGTCGATGATGCACTGCAGGTTGGAGCCGGACCCGGAGATGAGTACGGCCAGATTCAAGGGCATGCAGCGGCTCCTTGGCTACTTGGGTTGCGCGGCGTCTTCCAGGATGGCCTGCACCAGGGCCGGCATGGTGAACTCTTCCGGCTGGATGTGCGGGGTGAATCCATAACCCTGCAGGGTCTTGGCCGTGATCGGGCCGATGCAGGCCAGACGCAGATGGCCAAGGTGCTTCTTGATCTCCTCGGCCGGCACGAGCTTGAAGAAGTTGTCCACCGTGGAGGAGCTGGTGAAGGTCACATAGTCGATGCGCTCCTCGGCCAAGGCCTGCCGGACCTCCTCGGGGTCGCTGGCGGCCAGGCTGGTGCGGTACACGGGCAGCACGTCCACCTGCGCGCCGGCCTTGGACAGCTCCTCGGGCAGCACTTCGCGGGCCTTCTCGGCGCGCGGGATGAGCACCTTCTTACCCTTGATCTCAAGCTCCACCAAACCCTGCACCACGTGCTCGGCCACGTACTTCTCGGGCACGAAATCGGGCAGGATGCCGAAGCCGGTCAGCCGTTCGGCCGTGGCCGGACCGATGGCCGCGACTTCCAAGCCGCCCAGGGCCCTGGCGTCCAGGCCGATCTCGTGCAGGACCTTGAAGAAGAACTCCACGCCGTTGACCGAGGTGAACACGAGCCAGTCATACTCCTGCAGGCGCAGGATGGCGTCCTCCAACGGGCCGTAATCGTCCATGGGCTCGATGGAGATGGTCGGAAACTCATAGCAGCATGCGCCCAAGTTCTGCAGCGTGCCGAGCAGTTCGCTGGCCTGCTCGCGGGCGCGCGTGACCACCACGCCCTTGCCCAGTAGCGGCCTCTGCTCGAACCAGTCGAGTTTGGGCTTGAGCAGGCAAACCTTGCCCACGACCAGCAGGGAGGGCGGCTTGTAGCCGAGGTTCTTGGCCTCGTCGGTGATCTTGGCCAAGGTGGACACGAAGGAGCGCTGGCGGCAGGTCGTGCCCCAGTGCACCAGGGCCGCGGGCATGTCCGGGTCCATGCCGTGGTCCATGAGATTCTGGGTGATCGTGGGCAGATTCTTCACGCCCATGAAGAAGACCAGCGTGGAGGTTCCCTTGGCCAGGGCTTCCCAGCGGTGCGCGGTCTCTTCCTTGCCTTCGCCCTCGTGGCCGGTGATGAAGGACACGCTGGAGGCGTAGTCGCGGTGGGTCAGCGGGATGCCCGCGTAGGCCGTGGCCGCGATGGCGCTGGTCACGCCGGGCACGACCTCGAAGGCGATGCCTGCGGCGACCAGTTCCTCGACCTCTTCGGCGCCGCGGCCGAACATGTAAGGATCGCCGCCCTTGAGGCGCACGATGATCTCGTGACCTTCCCGGGCCTTCTGCACGAGCAGTGCGTTGATCTGATCCTGTGGCAGGGTATGGTCGCCACCCTTCTTGCCCACGTAGATCAGCTCGGCGTCCTCGCGACACCAGGTCAGCAGCTCCTTGGGGGCAAGCCAATCATACACGACCACATCGGCGGTCATGAGCAGCTCCGCGCCCTTTACCGTGAAAAGCCCGGGATCGCCCGGACCGGAACCAACGAGATAGACGATGCTCATCGATCGATCCTTCCTTATGGAGATTCACTGCCTGGCGGCAAGTTGCTTGTAACAGAAAGGCTCGTTGGGGAGTAGTGCGCGGTGTAATTTTTTGCAAGGCGGAAAGTGGCTTGCGGAGGACCGGCAACAACATCTACGAGCTGCGGAATGCATGACCGCTTTTGCGGCCATGGCTGATGGCGATTTATCCAAGCCAGCTAGCTTCACCAGGACGACAAAGGCCGACACGACTTGGCGCTGCCGCTTGTCGCCGCGTGAGCGTTTGTCCAGCTCCACCCACGAACCATGACCCGTTCATGGAGCAAGCGAGCGCCTGCGCTGCCGTGTCCCTATTTGAAATCTTTGCGAGCGAGCTCAAAAAAACGCTTGCAAAGCGCACAGGATTTGCCTAGAGATTCTCTCCGCGCCGAAGTGGTGGAATTGGTAGACACGCTAGGTTCAGGGTCTAGTGGTCGCAAGGCCGTAGGAGTTCGAGTCTCCTCTTCGGCACCATTAAAGATTTAGGGTTTCAGCTAACCGGCTGAAACCCTTTCTCTTTTTCGGCGTTTGTAGCCGCCGGCAAAGACCAAAAGCCATCATCCAGCCCCGCCCAACTACAAATTTGGGCAAAGTGCTAGGGCAAAACGCCAGCACTTGCCCTCAGACCAAGGGGCAATCATGGCTGGCATCGCACGCGGATCGACCCACCTCTTTCGGCAAGGCAACACCTACTACTTCCGCTACTCAGTTCCTGTAGACCTGCGGCCTGCGATTGGGCGCAGGGAACTGCGCTACATTATACCGCTCCCCTGGAAATTGAAGCCACGAATAAGACGTGCGAGGAAACAGCAGG is a window from the Desulfocurvibacter africanus subsp. africanus DSM 2603 genome containing:
- a CDS encoding methyltransferase domain-containing protein, with translation MPHSTSPHAVALVVDGYSTGQFYPVALKKKGLRPVHVSSGAERNSPGLREYVNHYAEKLRSDYEVVINDWQDLGDLKQRLSGLKPMYVLAGCETGVEMTDFLAEELGLPGNGTATSAARRDKLAMHRILAAHGLPHLASLATEDWEEALAFAAGLGSWPVVVKPLRGAATEGVRLCRSPEELRAAFNALVGSTTMFGERNGRALIQQCAIGREFAVNTISLDGRHVLSDLWEYSKIPSPGGAPLYDRTMLVRDLGEEHHGVIDYAFKALDALGVRIGPAHTEIMLTDRGPVLIECGARPMGGAFPQYLFMEALGHTQVQWSVDCYADAQAFAAHAAVPYRPVRALWIKSLISTREGAVRSIPGIALAARLPSVREGNFLEVLASGHLPRTVDFVTSSAHLFLCHADEAVVEADWATLREMEIEAQNELFELSPDAALETDNDWFAHVPDEQWLKPEEAAPGDADIIWRALGLSPGERVLDCPCGDARVGIHLARRGAVLTGVDINPRFIERARERFAECGLDGEFRVGDMRELAEREAFDVIVNWFDSFGYFDIEDDFEVLRRFAGALRPGGRILIESPSRIGILRNNTCTYKDDGQPVGTICWDEVTERLVTRFQVSGPAGQREVRSGMRVYSLAQYKLLLRLAGLELAHVYNEDLKEFSETSRRMIMVAVKPA
- a CDS encoding RNA methyltransferase, with translation MLDNLRVVLVRTKYPENIGMAARACANMGCSDLVLVDPLNLDLDKALPLATAHARHILESVRVTHGLAEALADAHVVFGTTARTGGWRKSLVPPVEAGRMAAAELAKGKRMALVFGSEDKGLENEEIQMCGQLVTIPTAREMSSLNLAQAVLVLLYECFRQSQPAGHAAYDQVAERHATHAEQEALMANIQETLSAIDFLKPQNPDYWLLPVRRFFAKLDLRRSEFNMLMGICRQVRWIAGKAGKSTPDKNRQGES
- a CDS encoding glycosyltransferase family 2 protein, translating into MPETVCLCTYTYNDAELTLELMRSVASWTRRPNEIVIVDDGSAKPFPDARIERVRVLRIPINSGPAKAKAYGLSACQGDIILSMDCDIRLDPEWLEHCLPSVREPDVGIVGSPVLNRAGKGLVAEYMAEFDNHQPRQGEVDLLTGGLWLMRREVWTQVGGLGRFAGRTHEDRAFCKRVREAGLKLMNDTHMPAKQVRRLSRFALVKRLWSLHGPGYLELAEQGGVETACAAVLGETQRRITQSLQKGQPLLVYMDLLFLGHGFLELCAFADERGLPAPATADLRLALERFLDTCPRLWAFLLDDLFRLGHRPALSGEATEPGAWIEYLHSLRSLLKAGALSFLELQGVPALAAEERAEHHFSFYEDL
- the amrA gene encoding AmmeMemoRadiSam system protein A translates to MAEFRFQLTDEEKVYLKNLVRQSIGRCLTKDDTPLPEPPTDILHEKLGLFVCLKIRGRLRGCVGHIVGDKPLYQTVAEMALCAAFEDPRFPPLTADELENAEIEISVLSPLTPCPDPAQVEVGRHGLLMRQGMRSGLLLPQVPVEWGWDRETFLRQTCAKAGLGSECWKDSRTAILWFEAEVF
- the purN gene encoding phosphoribosylglycinamide formyltransferase, which codes for MPLNLAVLISGSGSNLQCIIDRVASGALHADIRLVVSNRPEAFGLERARKAGIPTVVLPHGNYLDREDFDRALIAAIRDHGADAVAMAGFMRMVTPMFLQTFPGRVLNIHPALLPSFPGTHGQRDAAEYGVRIAGCSVHFVDEGMDSGPIIIQAAVPAFPTDNGETLGARILTMEHRIYPQALQWLSEGRLSAQGRKVFVAPAARSKAFIGEPGEYMVFPPLEEGF
- the cobA gene encoding uroporphyrinogen-III C-methyltransferase, which encodes MSIVYLVGSGPGDPGLFTVKGAELLMTADVVVYDWLAPKELLTWCREDAELIYVGKKGGDHTLPQDQINALLVQKAREGHEIIVRLKGGDPYMFGRGAEEVEELVAAGIAFEVVPGVTSAIAATAYAGIPLTHRDYASSVSFITGHEGEGKEETAHRWEALAKGTSTLVFFMGVKNLPTITQNLMDHGMDPDMPAALVHWGTTCRQRSFVSTLAKITDEAKNLGYKPPSLLVVGKVCLLKPKLDWFEQRPLLGKGVVVTRAREQASELLGTLQNLGACCYEFPTISIEPMDDYGPLEDAILRLQEYDWLVFTSVNGVEFFFKVLHEIGLDARALGGLEVAAIGPATAERLTGFGILPDFVPEKYVAEHVVQGLVELEIKGKKVLIPRAEKAREVLPEELSKAGAQVDVLPVYRTSLAASDPEEVRQALAEERIDYVTFTSSSTVDNFFKLVPAEEIKKHLGHLRLACIGPITAKTLQGYGFTPHIQPEEFTMPALVQAILEDAAQPK
- a CDS encoding DUF6538 domain-containing protein translates to MAGIARGSTHLFRQGNTYYFRYSVPVDLRPAIGRRELRYIIPLPWKLKPRIRRARKQQE